AGTCAAGTTGTCCGATGTTCGCGTGATCACCGCGACCAACGTGGATCTGGAAGAGGCCGTGGCCCAGGGTCGTTTCCGACTCGATCTTTTCTATCGCCTGAACGTCCTGCCCATCACGCTGCCGCCACTGCGCGAGCGCAAGGGTGATGTGCGGCAGCTGCTTGATTATTTCCTGCAGCGCTCCAATCAGCTTCATGAGTTGGATAACCTCTGCTATTTCCAGGGCGATGTCTATCAATGCCTGGAGCAGTATCCATGGCCCGGCAACGTGCGCGAGCTGCAAAACCTCATCGAACGCCTGGTGGTGATGAGCGGTGGCGGCGCCATCAGTCTCGATTCCCTGCCCCCTGAGTATCGTCGTCCCAAGGCCGGCGCTACCGGACGTGATCGTGAATTGGCCGTGGATGTTCCCAAGGATATCGTGGAACCCGAGTGGGCCCAGGATGCAGCGCCTTCAGGTGCGATCGAAGTGCTGCCCGTCGATGGCATAGATCTCGAAACCTACATCGAACGCCTGGAAAACAGCCTCATCATGCAGGCCCTCGAACGCACGGGGAATAATAAGAATCAGGCAGCCAAACTTTTGGGTCTGAACCGGACGACCCTGGTCGAACGCATCAAAAAGCGGAAGCTTGTTCCTCTCAATCTTCCTTCCAAAGAGCTTTAAGTCAACACTTCAGACAGCCCTCCGGGGCTGTTTTTTTTACCTCAAAAGCCTCATAAACCCAAACTTTCCATTTCTGGAAGAGCCAGCTGGCCTTGAACCGGCTATACTGGGCAAATCATGCAAAAAATCAAAGCGGCTTGCTAAAACCAGACTAAAAGGCTAGCACAGGAAAGAACTCCAGCCGCGCAGTAGGAGCCCATGAAGAAGGACCCGCAGCGTTTTATTATCGTCAACGCCCTGATCGCTTTCGCCTGCTATGGAACGTCTTACGTTGCTCTTTCGAAGGCCCTGCCACCAGGATATTCAACGCCTCTGTGGCCCGCTGCGGGAATTGGCATTGCCTGCGCTCTTCTTTATGGCTTCAAGGCGGCTCCGGGCATCTGGCTGGGTGCATGGGCGCTCAATTTCTTTCATGACGAGTTCTGGAACAATCCCACAAACCTTGATCTCGTGCTTTTTCAATTATCCTGCGTCGTGGCCACCTTCTCAACCATTCAGGCCTTTTTTGCCCGTTTTCTGACCGAAAAATTCCTGGGTCTTCCGGTTCAGTTCGACAATCTGCGCAGCATATTCTTTTATTTCTTTTTGATTTTGCCGCCGTCCTGCCTCATCGCATCAACATGCGGATCCTTGGCCCTGGTCGCCTTTGAAAAGTCGCCAATGGATTATGCTGGCATCACATGGCTGACATGGTGGATTGGAGACCTTGTCGGTGCGGCTCTCTTCAGCATCGTGATTTTTTGCTTTTTCGCGCACCCGAAAAAACTCTGGCGTCCCCGGCGCTGGCTCCTGGGCATTCCCATCGCAATCATGATTCTTTCCCTGATATTTCTTTATTACAAAACCGCAGGCTGGCAGGCTGAGCGGATGAAAAAGCACGTTCAGCATCACAGTATCCAATTGGAACTGGAATTGGCGCTGATCAAACGCAACAGCGAAGTAAGATGGGCCGATTTTCTGGACACCTTGCCGGACCGTGATCCATTAAGCGCCCTTGAAAACCCGGAATTCCTCCTGCTCCTGCAAAAGCGATATCCGCTTATCCAAAGCCTCGCTCTGACGAACAGCGCGGGCAAAGTCCTTTTCGTCTGGAATAGACTGCGAGGCCCCGTTGATCCGTTCATGGCCCTGCGCAAAAGAACTCAGACTCTCCTGAAACCTGATGAAACGCCGATCCATCATCGCTTCACCTCGGAACTCTTTGCTATCAACAGTTCCCGGCTCGGGATCCTGCACAGGGCTCGCATCGGCCCCAACCCCTCCGACGCGATCCAGGTCGTGGCTATCGCGGATTTGACTCAAGATCTGGCCACGCCGCTTGAATCTCATAAGAATGGCGGCTTCAGCATCGCATTCGGACCCAAACCCTCCGTGCAAACGCAGTCCATTGTGAACAAAAACCCTATCATCGTGCGCTCCAATAACATTTACCAGCAGATCGCCTATACCGTTTCCATACCGATGGCCAAGGTGATCGAGAATTCCAGTTCTGAATACATCATCGTGATGATCTTCAGCGTTGTTTTCACTCTGACCGTTCTCAGCCTTCTCTTGCTTTCGAGTGGGCAATCCTATCATTTTGAGCGCCTGTTTCATGAACGTACCGAGGCGCTGAACGAACAGAAGATCATTACCGAACACGCCTCGAAGCTGGCGGCATTGGGCGAGATGGCGGGAAGCATCGCCCATGAGATCAACAATCCTCTGGCGATCATCCAGGGCTATAGTGAAATCCTCCAGACCAAACTCAAGCGCGGTCAATACGAGAGCGGCGATATCACGCATGGTTTGAATCGCATCGAGCAAACCTGCCGCCGCATATCCGCCATCATAGTTTCGCTTCGCTCATACGCCCGCAATGATTCCACCAGTCAGGTGGTCAGCTGCTCGGTTCGTGAGGTCGTGGGAGAAACGCTGGAATTGTGCCGCGAAGGGCTGAGGGACAGGGATATTCAGGTTGAATGGGAGACGGACCGGGTTCCTGATATTTCGATCATAGTGAACAAGGCGGGACTCATGCAGGTGCTTTTGAATCTGATCGCCAACGCCAGGGATGCGATCGCCGCGCTCCCGACGCGATGGATTCGCATCAGCATCGAGGAGAGTCAGCAGGGTTCCGCTGTCTCTATCCGCGTGAGCGACAGCGGCCATGGTATACCCAAGGAGCTGCAGGAAAAGATCATGCTGCCCTTCTTTACCACCAAACCGATCGGCAAGGGGACTGGCCTTGGCCTCAGCATTTCCCGTAATCTGATGCAGTCCATGGGGGGTGACCTTGATCTGGATCGCACCGACGAGCATACCAGCTTTCTGATTCGCGTGAAAAAAGAGAAGCCTGCCGAGGTGTCCCCGCGATGGGGAAATCATCCAGCTTGTCACCTGGATCGATTTCATCCACAACAGCAGTGACTCATATCGAATCCCCCATGGAAAGGACATGATGATGATCATGACGAAGCCGACGTGCGCCTGCATTCTGTCGACCGGACTCTTGAGCCCTTATTCAGCCTGGGCCGGCCAAGGAAAGTCTTCGTTCAGCAAGGGTCCTGATACTCAGCTCTTTGGCGAAACGATCGCAAGCGAGTACGAAGTGGATGGAGCTTCCCGCCTTATTGGAATTCGTCTGACGCTGCCGTCCGGCGTTATTCAAAAAGCCAAGTCCCAGCCCTCGACGGCTCATCTCATTGATCTGCCCGAAGCTTTCAAGAGTGCTTCCTTGGTGCAGAACATCACGATTGACTGGAACCCGATGGGCCATGAGCCCCAGGATGTTTATGATGTGCCGCATTTCGATTTCCATTTCTATTTCATCAGCAAGGAACAGGTGCAGACCCTTGACTGCAGTGACCGCACGCCGGTTTCGAAAGATCTGATACTGGAAGGTTACGTACTGCCCCCGCTCGATGCGCCAGGAGCCTGCGTACCTAAGATGGGCTACCATGCGGTGCCTTTGAAAGATCTTGGACCGGACCAGATCTTTGATCAGACCCCGATCTATGGTTACTACGGGGGTGACCTGATCTTCTTCGAACCGATGATTACTCATGAGCTTCTGATATCGGGTCAGCCGGTGGAGCAGCCCATAGTCTTCCCCGATGCCTTTCTTGAAACCGTGCAGAACAAGTTCGTTCCTACTGAGTTCCGTTTGAGATTTGATCGCCCCAGTCAGACCTATCGACTGACCCTGAGCGCCAAGCCCTGATTTCTTTAATCAATTTAAACATATAGCGACATAGCTTGACATTTTCACCCAAATCCACAACCATATGGTTGTGGATTGTTGATTTGGGAAAAAGAGGAGCTGCTGTGGACCGTTTGAGCGAGACCCTGGCTGCCGTGGCCGATCCCACGCGGCGGGCTCTGCTGCATCATCTCAGGCAAGGACCGCGTTCCGTTCACGAGTTGGCGAAACCCTTTCAGATGTCGCAGCAGGGAATATCCAAGCACCTGACGCTTTTGGAAAAAGCGCAGCTGATTGACAAGAAAAAAGTCGGTCGGGAGAGCATCTGCCAGCTGAAACCCATGCCGCTGCAGGAACTCGCGGGGTGGGTTGAGCAGTACCGGGAGTATTGGGAACAAGCCGTGGACCGCTTGGAAATATTCCTGACCGAACTGGAAGGAAAAGGAGATAAAGATGGATCGTGATGCGAATGACCCGCCCGTGACCGCAGAACCCGAGGTTCTGATTACGCGTGTTCTGAATTTTCCAAGAGAGCTTGTGTTTGATGCCTGGACACGGCCCGACTACCTGATGAAGTGGTATGCCCCTCACGGCTGCAGCATCCGCTTTGTCAAAATTGATGTGAGGGAGGGAGGCAGCTTTCATTCCTGCATCGACGATCCGAAGTTTGGGGAATGCTGGGTGACAGGGAGCTATCTTGAGGTCAAAAGACCCGAGCGTCTGGTTTTTACCATGACTCTGTCCAACGAGGCCGGCGACAGCGTAAGCGCGAAAGAGGCCGGTCACGATCCTGAGTGGCAGCAAAAAACCACGGTCACCCTCACGCTTACCCAGATCGAAAGCAGGAAAACGAAGCTGGTCCTTCATCAGAACGTCTCCGAGAGACTTGCGAAGAAGAC
This is a stretch of genomic DNA from Oligoflexus sp.. It encodes these proteins:
- a CDS encoding sigma-54 interaction domain-containing protein — encoded protein: MNQRNLYDSNVASELIPQVLDKEGPLPVGTLRQALDDIVGKSEAMEKVFQTIGKVARSDSPVLIHGESGTGKELVACALHRLSQRASRRFLAVNCSAIPETLLESELFGYVKGAFTGADKSRKGYFEEAAGGTLFLDEIGEMPPRLQAKLLRVLQEKQYSPIGSNEVKLSDVRVITATNVDLEEAVAQGRFRLDLFYRLNVLPITLPPLRERKGDVRQLLDYFLQRSNQLHELDNLCYFQGDVYQCLEQYPWPGNVRELQNLIERLVVMSGGGAISLDSLPPEYRRPKAGATGRDRELAVDVPKDIVEPEWAQDAAPSGAIEVLPVDGIDLETYIERLENSLIMQALERTGNNKNQAAKLLGLNRTTLVERIKKRKLVPLNLPSKEL
- a CDS encoding ATP-binding protein, giving the protein MKKDPQRFIIVNALIAFACYGTSYVALSKALPPGYSTPLWPAAGIGIACALLYGFKAAPGIWLGAWALNFFHDEFWNNPTNLDLVLFQLSCVVATFSTIQAFFARFLTEKFLGLPVQFDNLRSIFFYFFLILPPSCLIASTCGSLALVAFEKSPMDYAGITWLTWWIGDLVGAALFSIVIFCFFAHPKKLWRPRRWLLGIPIAIMILSLIFLYYKTAGWQAERMKKHVQHHSIQLELELALIKRNSEVRWADFLDTLPDRDPLSALENPEFLLLLQKRYPLIQSLALTNSAGKVLFVWNRLRGPVDPFMALRKRTQTLLKPDETPIHHRFTSELFAINSSRLGILHRARIGPNPSDAIQVVAIADLTQDLATPLESHKNGGFSIAFGPKPSVQTQSIVNKNPIIVRSNNIYQQIAYTVSIPMAKVIENSSSEYIIVMIFSVVFTLTVLSLLLLSSGQSYHFERLFHERTEALNEQKIITEHASKLAALGEMAGSIAHEINNPLAIIQGYSEILQTKLKRGQYESGDITHGLNRIEQTCRRISAIIVSLRSYARNDSTSQVVSCSVREVVGETLELCREGLRDRDIQVEWETDRVPDISIIVNKAGLMQVLLNLIANARDAIAALPTRWIRISIEESQQGSAVSIRVSDSGHGIPKELQEKIMLPFFTTKPIGKGTGLGLSISRNLMQSMGGDLDLDRTDEHTSFLIRVKKEKPAEVSPRWGNHPACHLDRFHPQQQ
- a CDS encoding metalloregulator ArsR/SmtB family transcription factor; translation: MDRLSETLAAVADPTRRALLHHLRQGPRSVHELAKPFQMSQQGISKHLTLLEKAQLIDKKKVGRESICQLKPMPLQELAGWVEQYREYWEQAVDRLEIFLTELEGKGDKDGS
- a CDS encoding SRPBCC domain-containing protein codes for the protein MDRDANDPPVTAEPEVLITRVLNFPRELVFDAWTRPDYLMKWYAPHGCSIRFVKIDVREGGSFHSCIDDPKFGECWVTGSYLEVKRPERLVFTMTLSNEAGDSVSAKEAGHDPEWQQKTTVTLTLTQIESRKTKLVLHQNVSERLAKKTGAYPSWLQMLDRLETLLTEKV